The sequence below is a genomic window from Lolium perenne isolate Kyuss_39 chromosome 7, Kyuss_2.0, whole genome shotgun sequence.
ttttagcaatttccggcagttttgcacactttgcattagaagtagaaacattgctaacaccaattattttaccattgatagtaggaggtgtagcaatatgtgaatcattagcattactagtggtggtaatagtccaaactttagctatattattctctttagcattttcttctttctcccacctagcacgcaattcggccatcaatcttatattctcattaattctaacttggatggcgtttgctgtagcaaatgacgtaatatctttatttttattaggcataactttcgatttcaaaagatcaacatcagcagcaagactatcgactttagaagcaagtatatcaattttcccaagcttttcttcaacagatttgttaaaagcagtttgtgtactaataaattctttaagcatggcttcaagtccagggggtgtattcctattattgttgtaagaattcccataagaattaccataaccgttaccattattataaggatatggcctatagttgttactagaattattccgataagcattgttgttgaagttattatttttaatgaagttcacatcaacatgttcttcttgggcaaccaatgaagctaacagaacattattaggatcaacatttgatctaccattcacaagcatagacataatagcatcaatcttgtcactcaaggaggaggtttcttcaacagaatttaccttcttaccttgtggagctctttccgtgtgccattcagagtagttaatcatcatattatcaagaagctttattgaggcgcctagagtgatggacataaaagtacctccagcagctgaatctaataggttccgcgaagaaaaattcagtcctgcataaaaggtttggatgatcatccaagtagtcagtccatgggttgggcaatttttaaccaaagatttcattgtttcccatgcttgggcaacatgctcattatccaattgcttaaaattcattatactacttctcaaagatataattttagcagggggataatatctaccaatgaaagcatccttacatttagtccatgaatcaatactattcttaggcagagatagcaaccaatctttagctcttcctcttaatgagaaaggaaacaattttaattttataatgtcaccatctacatccttatacttttgcatttcacatagttcaacaaaattattaagatgggcagcagcatcatcagaactaacaccagaaaattgctctctcataacaagattcagtaaagcaggtttaatttcaaagaattctgctgtggtagcaggtggagcaataggtgtgcataagaaatcattattatttgtgtttgtgaagtcacacaacttagtattttcaggagtacccattttagcaatagtaaataaagcaaactagataaagtaaatgcaagtaactaatttttttgtgtttttttttaatatggagaatgcaaacaagatagcaaataaagtaaagctagcaactaatttttttgtgtttttgatatagtgcagcaaacaaagtagtaaataaaaataaagcaagacaaaaacaaagtaaagagattggaagtggagactccccttgcagcgtgtcttgatctccccggcaacggcgccagaaaaagtgtttCTTGTGacggtacaacacgcgtccgttgggaaccccaagaggaaggtgtgatgcgtacagcggcaagttttccatcagtaagaaaccaaggtttatcgaaccagtaggagccaagaagcacgttgaaggttgatggcggcggagtgtagtgcggcgcaacaccagggattccggcgccaacgtggaacctgcacaacacaaccaaattactttgccccaatgtgacagtgaggttgtcaatctcaccggcttgctgtaacaaaggattagatgtatagtgtggatgatgatgtttgcagaaaacagtaaaaacgagtattgcagtagattgtattcgatgtaaaagaatggaccggggtccacagttcactagtggtgtctctcccataagaaatagcatgttgggtgaacaaattacagttgggcaattgaaaaataaagatagcatgacaatgcacatacatgttatgatgagtagtgtgaaattcaattgggcattacgacaaagtacatagaccgctatccagcatgcatctatgcctaaaaagtccaccttcaggttatcatccgaacccctttcagtattaagttgcaaacaacagacaattgcattaagtatggtgcgtaatgtaatcaacacaaatatccttagacatagcattgatgttttatccctagtggcaacagcacatccacaaccttagaactttctgtcactgtcctagatttaatggaggcatgaacccactatcgagcataaatactccctcttggagttacaagtaacgacttggccagagcctctactaataacggagagcatgcaagatcataaacaacacattgatgatagattgataatcaacataacatagcattccatattcatcggattccaacaaacgcaacatgtagcattacaaatagatgatcttgatcatgttaggcagctcacaagatccgacaatgaagcacaatgaggagaagacaaccatctagtgatacgtccaaaacgtatctactttcccgaacacttttgctattgttttgcctctaatttgtgtattttggatacaactaacacggactaacgctatttttagcagaattgctctggtgtcttgtttttgtgtagaaattcaactttcgggaaaatcctcagaatttatatcaatgggcctattttaccagaagactcagggagccagaagggcaagccaggtggaggcccgagggccccacacaccaggccggcgtggcccaggggggcgcgccgccctagtgtgtggccccctcggctggtgacataggcatcccaaatgggcctgccgaagatagtacccggggtttactgaaggcccatcacccgaagaataagaagattcgggagcccaagatattattaaggaaagactagagttgtaataggaagtgttatttgtaatctaacgggaagagttagaaacctccccggactctgtaacttgtacggcacgaatcccttagctccgcctcctatataagggggagtcgagggacgcagaaatcatcgaatcattgttctcaaaccctagttttgtaatcgtcgagtacttttcggctgaaaccttcgagatctacttgccctctacttccaactaaaccctagtctacaatccgtaggcattaacaagttaataccttgtcaattggcgccgtctgtgggaactagaggcgtaaggatctgatctcgatggcacgttcaagatcttcgacatcgtcaaccgcaagcaacgcaatggatcgaggtaaacagatcgctgctggtcctgtcgattttgttcctcacccaccctcccgtttggatgcatatgcgtatctggcggagcctatgaagatgacgttcggaaggtttcactttcgcgtcgagaaagaaggatcgtatcaagtcgaaattccgatttcgtcgggatcgtcggcggtcgattccgatttttcaagctatacatcgtcaaccgaatcaggagaagaagaaacttcgtcgtcacgctacatcagcactagggcaagagaaaaactcgccaagatcttcagctacatgtcgtttgagtcatctgcggactcatatataagcgatggctcaagcagtgtcgacagctacaacttcatcgacaaatctactacagtggtcaaggtcttcaccaatttcaatgatggtgtcaccaaacccagcatagatctgaacacaaaatatcatcagatttatgtcattggagagccaagtcatgaccaagaggaaacatctgaggctttcgacgatctgggaaatccatacgtcgatccctccgatctgcggcaaggcctaggcaataaatacgtcgggcaacAGCCGCGTCACAGAGTCCAACTCCCGCAAACAGCAtgcgatagagccgcgagagctatggatggcacagagccaatggccaccacagccacgccagaggagctgcaagcatatcaatatagactcgcacgagcagcaagagagttggaaaaacaggcagctgagttaaacagaagaaaggaggcagcctctgcatccagcagaagaagggcagagttgagtcgacaatctagaccttcgggtgatagccacagggaggctcggaacagagcaagatcaaggttacaacacatacccgaaggagaaagagagcacctggtccaaaacctcgacatgtcttttatgtcgatagacacaagaggaaacatcatccctaagacaccagaggctgggtatatggcgacacaagcttttatgctcgcatctaaaccacctccaggagatccaagggaaacactgtacaacatggcgatagcaggagttggagccatggggacggcgtttgtatcaacacctcccaaaGGAACAGCaatgcaaaatagtccacgacctgcggcagcagcagcagcagctcctgaaggaccaagtggagcaagggacacggcagcacaagcaagagtcgacagagcgcgacaaagcagaagggaacattggcagtccccagagttaaacaacgaggatatgtgtggcttgccgtgcttcacgaggagagtgcggaaaactcgagtaccttcgggattcaagttacctgataatttcaaaaaattcgacggccttcaagatccagaggattggctagtggattacctcgagacagtgaagcttacaggagggaccagagcaacagctatgcaaatcatccaggtgcatctgagtgggGCCGCACGGtcctggataaagaaacttcctgcaggatctatcgacagctgggaaagcttcgaggacgtgttcgtcaagaacttcaggtccacgtgcaagaaacctgcgtcgttagaggagttgagagcatgccgacaaaagccagacgagccaatgagaaaatatatccaaaggtggaacatcatcaaaaactcggcagaaaatatatctgacgaaagagcgatagatgcgtttgtcgcaggaatcaggcgtggagattttgtagaggacttggggagaaccaacccaaagacagtatccgcgttaatggaaatagcaaacagatgggcagatggagaagatactgttcacaacaaacagcacaggtcgccagaggaggaccgcggccgaaattatcaaccgaggcgacgatttcctcggcagtacccgagctatgatgccccaggacaaatttcggcaggttttcgagcaaacaccggaggaaacaatagagatgattatcagagaagcagtgagcagcgaggtgacaatagagatgattctcgaaacaataggcaaaatagcgggccaaggttcccaaggccttttgtgtctcccgaagaaataatgaacgggccgtgtcagatgcactttttcctcgatagcaacgggaaaagacagtcaggacatctgcagaaagattgtcgcaatttccaggcaatgttaaggtgggcagagcatgctaacgctcgagcagcacagagaaatcctcgagaacccaggagcgagattcacttgccaccccctcccgcgattacggaggacaatcgacatcagctcagaatagcggcagcacctccaccaccgccttacgttgatcctaactacaacggagcggtgtcgatgattcagaagggaaggccatccaatagagctcagaaagtaatctcgcgacaggtgttcatggcagaaaaatgcctccaccaacagtcgagtatcttaattggtcagggcaagacattggctttaccatagcagatcacccacagcaagttcctcgaccagagcagtcagcacttatcctaccagcagttattgccggatttgatgtttctcgagtgttcatagacggcggcagcagcttaaaccttatgtatgcagatacattgaggaagatgaacatatccttagcaaacctgaagccaacagacacaaggttccatggtatcacaccggagaaaccaagttatccactggggaagattaatctcgacgttcagtttggaacccgagagaattatagaattgagaagctggagtttgaagttgtggattttccatcgcagtatcatgctctgttgggacgaccagcatacgcaagatttatggtggtaccacattatacatacctgttgtggaggatgcctggacctaagggagcaatcacagtcaaaggaagcttcgccttagccgataagtgcgataaagattttcatcggatatcagaaactttcgggatgcaagctgagtatttggcgtcaaggagtatgactgactacgacgtgctgccagacgttggaaggccaaataaagaatcaactttcaatactgagaaaaattctaaggaggtgcagattcacccgacagacccgaaaaagacgacatccatctcaAACGACAtgaacctcgcataggaaagcgcgctcgtcgagttcctccgtgagaactggaaaatcttcgcatggtgtccagctgacatgccaggagtacccagggaacttgccgagcaccacctaaacttggatccactagcgagaccaatcaaacaacctttgcggcgtttttcggaaccaaaccgcaaggctatgctgtcagaaatcgatcgactacgagaagctggttttataaagGAGCTGCAcatagaggccacatgggtagcaaatcctgtgttggtgccgaagaaaaacactaaggtccttcgcatgtgcgtcgactttacgtgcctcaataaacactgtccaaaggatcactttcccctcccgaggatcgatcaaattatcgactccacggctggatgtgaacgtctttccttcctggacgcatactctggttataaccagatcagattgaaagaagaagatgaagtaaagacagcgttcatcacaccttatggcgtgttttgctacagaacaatgccctttggtctgaaaaacgcgggagcaacatatcagaggatgatgcagaagtgtttggcgacacagattgggaaaaacgtgcaagtatacatcgacgatgtcgtcataacgtcaaaaaagggggcgacgctgattgaggatctcaaggaaacctttgacaacctcgacaaattctgcctcaagctgaacccgacgaagtgttctttcggcgtcccagcaggagaacttctggggtttctagtttcagcaagagggattgaagcaaatcccgacaaaatacaagctatcgtaacaatgaggaagccaacaaagttaaaagaaatacagcagttaaccgggcgagtcgcagctttgagcagattcgtcgccaggctgggagaaaaagtgttaccattttacgctctgataaagcaaggagagaaattccagtggaacgaagaggccgatagagctttcgaggatctgaagcgtacaatctcgacaccaccaatcttggtggcgccgaaggaaaaggaacctctcctgctgtacattgcagccacgccccaagtggttagcacggtgctagttgttgaaagagaagaagaaggaaaactccatggagtgcaaaggccggtatatttcatcagtgaagttttatcgccttccaaacagcggtacccgcagtatcagaaactagcatatggagtaattgcaacggcaagaaagttgcgccactattttttggcacagccgataatagtagtcaacgaagcacctctctcaaatatattgaacaatccagaagctacagggcgtgtctccctttggggaatagaactttcccctcgggacatcacgtatgaaaaaagaaaggcaatcaagtcacaagttttgccagatttcattgcagagtggatggagctgcaaaacacgggacccccaaatttgtcgagaacttggaccatgaacttcgatgggtccaagagagtagaaggagctggcgcaggagtggtacttatatcacccgaaggcgacaagttaaaatacgtcctccgaatgacgttccctaacgcatccaacaatgaagcagaatatgaagccctcatacacgggatgaagatggcgaaagcttgcggtgcaactcgattaaaaatctttggcgactcacaattggtggctcagcaagttatgaaccaatgtgacgcagtcaatgatagcatgatggcatacaaggaggtgtacaatgagctcgagaagctgtttgatgggtgcgaggtaaatcacatcagtagattgagcaatgatgaagccgacgttctcgcaaacatcgggtcgcagtgcctcccaatcccaccaggagtattttgggaggaaatagcggagagatccacgaagccaaaaaaggtgcagaaaaaagcaaaggaagaaaaaacttcggcgcccctcaaagaaaccacggaggacgaagaggaccaagagcttgtgatgatggtagaagttccttggatgcaagcgtatatatcatatatcctcaggaaagaaatacccgacgatccagttcaggcaaggcgagttattcaacgatccaaagctttcacagtgatcaaaggggagttatacaatcgaagtatttcaggcgtcctgcaaaggtgtgtcacacccgaagaaggaagagcaattctgaaggatgtacacgaaggaatatgtggccaccacgcaagtagtcgagctattgcagccaaggtttttcgggcaggattctattggttgacagcaatcgaggatgccaaggaaatagtacgaacctgcgacgcgtgccaaatatttgccgcaaaacctcactctccagcgacagaattaacaccaataccgttgtcgtggccctttgcccaatggggacttgatatggtaggcaagttgcataaagcttcgccaggaggatatgagtacctgctggtcgctgtcgacaaattcaccaagtgggtagaagcgaagccaataaattcaccagatgcagcgtcggcaataaagtttgtgaaaggcctcgtttttcggtttggagtgcctcatagcatcgttacagataacggttcaaactttacgtccaaggaattcaaggagtattgtgcagaagtaggtattaaattgcactttgcgtcagttgggcacccgcaaaccaacggccaagtcgagaaagccaatggtatcatctgcaacggcctcaagaagcgcctgctaggaccacttgaaaaagctcgtcatacctggccagaggaattgccaagtgttctgtagagtatccgaacaacaccaaatacggcgacacaaaaaactccgttttttctcgtccacggagcggaagcagtattaccaattgaaatagagcatgattctccaagagtaacagagtatgacgaagaaacatcacaaaaagctcgggaggatgatatggatgcactcgacgaagctcgagacgaagtaatttcacgagtcaccaaataccagcaggacctcaaaaactaccacagtcgacggttaaggcccagatctttccaggtcggggatttggtcttgcggttaaatcaaaaaagtactgaaaagctcgaatcaccatggctaggcccttacgtcgtcacggaagtcatcgacggaggagcatataggatcaaggacaagaagacaggggctcccgagaaaaacccctggaacgtggcgcagctcaggcggttctacgcctagagttgaaatatagtcctcctctgtaaaaatacaatgtactgaaacgcccgcgagttttcagacgcactcttttccttttcggggcaccgagtggggccgaaaaagtttttaatgaggcgggctcgcggtgctgcaatataaaaaagatagtggagatatacttcttattcttcgatatGCTCGGGAGCTCAACGCCTTCAAAttacaaaatacgtacaatatagataaCTTagtcttaccgaaatatttcgccttggtacactaatacctcgccaaataaaaacatcggaagctaacaattataaatatagtcgTCAAAATctcattgctttggtctgaaaacctcgcaacctaTCAATAGAAAGACatcttcttacgacaagaggaaaaatcttcgagatagcaaaacagtacaaactctagccagaggctcgggggctctaacaatatagaccactttacaatatacaacaaatttctttggaaataaaaaagaaatcaaaaaagatacagaaaCAATGTCTTGCAATATAGTACAGCTCAGTCAAAGCCTaagatactatctatggacaagcctctggttgtcttgtgttcagcataggaccccttgatgaagaattctaagtccatccgaagaagttcatccatcatcgactcggccacaggagttaccatctcattgattgtgtcaatatcattttttcgccgtgatttcttggccaggcaatcatcaacaatcttcgtcaggtccaactttggatggcaaatgtttatcataatcattgcgaaccttgctccagcagtcaattgagctcgcacaaaattatgaatgcggggagcatctctaaatatctccagcaattcaggaagagttttgggaacctcatttcgaggaaataaagtcttgtaaacaagggttaacgttgtcgtgcaaaaattgagaaattcgcgcacctggcaagcacgatcttggaacctgacaatttgctgagttcgttcaggggtggcccagaatagacagccatggttaagggaaagattgacgagaagattcaTTCTCTCGTTCACTCTTTGGTCTAGAatggagcctattaagcgacaaggcaggaaatttaaggggaggcacagGAAAGCGAAGAAGAGGCAGTgcaaggttggaaaaacatacctaacatatctgtgctagcttcagacatcagctcgagcatgctattttctcgagtagtggctGCCTTAGCTTCcaacacagcagcatccttggcagctataGCCTCTTTGGCCtgttggagagcaattttctctctttcagatgcttttcgagattgttccatcattgccagagtttgtttcttcatggactgaagttgttgtcgaagttcttgcaaatctgccgacaaatgtttgcttgaagaaccttcgagagggttatcatcgactagcattttcttcgagaaggaagaagcaggcgaagcatcggcagagcaaggattggtcgaatagttatcaaatattaactggaaaaggaaAATCCCACAATCAATGATAGTGCTaggaggaatttcattgatttctagaaaatttacataagacattacaaaagaagttctccaaaaggactaccaggataattgtcgccaaaactaaagtggcgacaagggcaaaagaaacagagaaagcaaagaaaagaaaaaaaaaagaggcatgcaactagacctccggccttgatgagctaggagttgcagaaggcttgatcccgagataggccaggattttcttcgtgttgggcttggctgccttgatcaacgaccgccattttgtttgttctatttgctcggtgtcgccaaccttcatccagtcaacaattttttggctgtcagcaaccaaggcaacagtgttctcgacagcaaccttcatgttctcctggcgcatcttcagtccaagatcctctggtggattgaagtccatggcaagggcaaggaaagtcttaggctcctctttcttcgggaagaagtaggggaacagcttcgacaatcctgcatcagcattcaccacgccttcgcgaatttcttggccatgaaactccagataagaaagtgcgtcaaggaaagGATCATCGGCGGGATTttcaagatcaaactcttggtttgtttgacctgccacaggaaataaatGTTGGTCGACAACAAGAAAGAAAAAGCAagtcctaagaaaaatagaaggggTAGATAAAATTACCGaggaagcgccgattttgcgtgttcaagcgcttgaggattcccttttcacgagtagcctgtgcggctttgtgctcgtttaaagcagcttcagcatcctcaagtttcttctgcagttcttcgacactagcagcttttgccttggcttcatcagcctctgctttggcttcgctagcatcaagttcggctttcttgcgagccgtttcacttcgctctagtttctgagcaagagtatcggcaagcttgttggcctctgcaagtttatctatcaaaatagaaaagaaccatcaaaattgcgacaaaaaaaggagcaagaagttagaaacaatggcagcaaaaaagttattaccttcagtcctgctggcatactcacggtacccaatgaattgagatccaatgcgaacaagctctttgatcttgGGCTGTAAAAGaagaatagaaaagaaaacatcggtacgagaaaaatatgaaggcataaagaagcaaacagaggaaatatagatactggcaagaaagttaaaaacttacatcatctaagagcggattagaggagctacccaactgaggggtaggctccacgaccgtttccacccttgtcctttttggtgaaggagcaagagggcttgaaggaggagtggtggtgacgacgttttgttgaggaggcgaggattcttctccctcaactggcgtctccgaaacaattaaagtatgtgacgtgctcgttcgaggagccacgtcaagagttggtacttcttcctcatcatcactgtgattaaagatcgacagcataaaaagcaagataagacaaaaaaaaatcgagtacagaaataaggggaaatcaaagtgacttacgagctgacgaggaattcgagatatggatcataagttgccttctgacgtgaaggatcaacttcttcggctttggaggtgccggaatcttcgacatcattcctcttccttttgttctttggagaaacagcaggaggaggaaatagtgttgacgcagtgccttcggaggcagcatctttttcagaagatcccgcagatttcagagaatccacgggttcattcacaaaagagggggcctcttggttgtcatcagtgacaatggccctttcctcgacttctccaccttcaggaagaggaggaagcgagacaaggtctggatggttttgtgcaaaacaaaaataaagtaggggaagatatcagaaaaggagttacaaaaaagatagcaacgcAATAACAAAACAACcgacaaagattaccttgggaagtggattggcggcgctgaatggttttacacggcaagaagaagggacaggatcttttttgctgagagacgagatttttcggacaagtttttctaagtccttgacctccaaatccaccgacagccgatctgcgtccttgtcgccagcatatttccagagagggtatttgcgagcctgaagcggctgcactctagtcctaagaaaataagccgtgatttggatacccgatagctctttgccgcgagtattttgcaactcgtggatgcgggccatcaaggtttctgtcgacgccttttcctcttcggtagcctctgcgtcccaggagcggcggcgaaagattttctcggcgccatcaaaaggagggatgttgtcctcaacacatccatggttctcctcctgaatgtacaaccacttcttgcaccacccttgaactgagtcaggaagtttgacgtcgaagtagtcgacagtgggccgaacagaaattacaacgccgcttatattataggcgacattgggagagccattacggcgacagaagaaaatgcgcttccatagcgcccagttaggctggacgccaaggaaggcctcg
It includes:
- the LOC139833761 gene encoding uncharacterized protein, which produces MRLKNELDLAGIYALADKLAEANKLADTLAQKLERSETARKKAELDASEAKAEADEAKAKAASVEELQKKLEDAEAALNEHKAAQATREKGILKRLNTQNRRFLGQTNQEFDLENPADDPFLDALSYLEFHGQEIREGVVNADAGLSKLFPYFFPKKEEPKTFLALAMDFNPPEDLGLKMRQENMKVAVENTVALVADSQKIVDWMKVGDTEQIEQTKWRSLIKAAKPNTKKILAYLGIKPSATPSSSRPEV